The Carnobacterium divergens genome includes a window with the following:
- a CDS encoding glycoside hydrolase family 13 protein, giving the protein MTKKWWQDAVIYQVYPRSFQDSNEDGIGDLKGIIQRLDYLEKLGITGLWISPVYASPNDDNGYDISDYQEIQPEYGTMEDMDELLDEAKKRNIKVIMDLVVNHTSDEHRWFIEAKKSKENRYRDYYIWRDKPNELTSDFGGSAWEYDEVTQQYYLHIHSKKQPDLNWENPKLRQEIWKMMTFWLDKGVGGFRMDVIDLIGKEPENLITKNGPMLHPYLREMNEQSFGQYDVVTVGETWGATPEIAKDYSHPARQELSMVFQFEHINLDKIQGQRKWDLKTLNPAELHQVFSKWQVELGNEGWNSLFWNNHDLPRIVSRWGDDGEYRVESAKMLAIYLHGMKGTPYIYQGEEIGMTNYPITEISEVDDIESRRMYEERLRQGYAKESLIKSINAKGRDNARHPMQWGNELHGGFTKGTPWLPVHKNSHTINVENALADSNSIFYTYQKLIALRKENSILVEGDYQQIETGNPVVLAYLRTEQSTKWLTIVNFSKESQYFQLNQKYAVQEIVISNYEPERTHLFSGKLEPFEAVTVVV; this is encoded by the coding sequence ATGACTAAAAAATGGTGGCAAGATGCAGTTATTTATCAAGTTTATCCAAGGAGTTTTCAAGATAGCAATGAGGATGGAATCGGAGACCTTAAAGGAATCATCCAACGTTTAGATTATCTAGAAAAACTAGGGATTACAGGCTTGTGGATTAGTCCAGTCTATGCATCTCCAAATGATGACAATGGCTATGATATTAGCGATTATCAAGAAATCCAACCGGAATATGGCACAATGGAAGACATGGATGAATTGTTGGACGAGGCGAAAAAAAGAAACATCAAAGTGATAATGGATTTAGTTGTCAACCACACTTCAGACGAACATCGCTGGTTTATTGAAGCTAAAAAAAGTAAAGAAAATCGATACCGAGATTATTATATTTGGCGAGATAAGCCAAATGAATTAACTTCAGATTTTGGTGGCTCTGCTTGGGAATATGACGAAGTTACCCAACAATATTATCTACACATCCACTCTAAAAAACAGCCAGATTTAAATTGGGAAAATCCAAAATTGCGACAGGAAATATGGAAAATGATGACCTTCTGGCTGGACAAAGGAGTAGGCGGATTTCGGATGGACGTAATTGATTTGATTGGCAAGGAACCTGAAAACTTAATCACCAAAAATGGACCGATGTTGCATCCATATCTTAGAGAAATGAATGAACAGTCTTTTGGTCAGTATGACGTTGTAACAGTGGGTGAAACATGGGGTGCGACTCCAGAAATTGCGAAAGATTATTCCCATCCAGCACGTCAGGAATTATCAATGGTTTTCCAATTTGAGCATATTAATTTAGATAAAATTCAAGGACAGCGAAAATGGGATTTAAAAACCTTGAATCCAGCAGAGTTGCATCAAGTATTTTCTAAGTGGCAAGTTGAACTAGGAAATGAAGGCTGGAATAGTTTGTTTTGGAACAACCATGATTTGCCTAGAATCGTTTCAAGATGGGGAGATGACGGCGAGTATCGTGTAGAAAGTGCTAAAATGTTGGCTATTTATCTCCATGGAATGAAGGGAACGCCCTATATCTATCAAGGCGAAGAAATTGGGATGACAAACTATCCAATTACAGAAATTAGTGAAGTGGATGATATTGAAAGCAGACGAATGTATGAGGAGCGATTGCGCCAAGGATACGCGAAAGAATCATTAATAAAGTCGATTAATGCCAAAGGTAGAGATAACGCAAGGCATCCGATGCAGTGGGGGAATGAATTGCATGGTGGTTTTACAAAAGGAACACCGTGGTTACCTGTTCACAAGAATTCTCATACAATTAATGTAGAAAATGCCTTGGCAGATTCAAATTCAATTTTTTATACGTATCAAAAATTAATTGCGTTGCGGAAAGAAAACTCAATTTTAGTTGAGGGGGATTATCAACAGATAGAAACAGGGAATCCTGTTGTATTAGCCTATCTACGAACGGAGCAATCAACCAAATGGCTGACGATCGTCAATTTTTCAAAAGAAAGCCAGTATTTTCAACTCAACCAAAAGTATGCAGTTCAAGAAATTGTGATTTCAAATTATGAACCTGAGAGAACGCATTTATTCAGTGGGAAATTAGAACCCTTTGAAGCGGTGACTGTAGTCGTTTAA